Below is a window of Chanodichthys erythropterus isolate Z2021 chromosome 19, ASM2448905v1, whole genome shotgun sequence DNA.
gttcacgtgagcagcacaacatgcacgatatgtgtgtgatgctgatgcaggagccagccaatactgatccggcgttctgacgtagaacacaCAAACGCTGGACATAAATagcatatgagaatgacaggagagagacgaatttgttgaataaagtcaaaatttcaacccttttaatatatttcatttaaaaagctTTATCTTGCAATTATAAGCAACTTAAGAAGTCAGAAAGTAATTGGGCCAAAAGTCTGTTtacaatttacatttattttcccATTATTTCTAGTTCCTGGGGGAGCGAGGCTTTCCAGGCAGCGTCTCAGTGAAGGCTCTCCAGTCTCCATCCACAAAAGAGTTTTTAAAGATATATGAATTCATCTACGCTTTGCTGGAACCATCCTTTCAGATGCCCACCTCAAAAGTGGAGGAGGAGATCCCAAGAATGCTCAAAGATCTGGGGTAATCACAATATCTAAAAAACAAAGGATgacaatattattttattactacGCCATGTATGGAACACTTCAAATGTAATCTGATGTCAAAAACACTTTACTCTGTGTTAACCACCCTGTATTTTGCCCTAATCACAAAGAGATGATTATCGTTTCATTTCAGATACCCGTTTGCACTCTCAAAAAGTTCCATGTACTCCATTGGTGCTCCTCACACATGGCCTCAGGCTCTCGGAGCTCTTATCTGGCTCATCGACACAGTCAAGGTGACTTTTCTCCAGACCTTTAACACGTTTATGTGAGATATAATCTGTACATAGAACTATTTCTGGTTTCCATTTTGAGTTATGATATAAGGGAGACCTCTTAATCAGTTATGGCTAGTCTTACTTTGACTATTGCTCACAGCAAAGCAAacatttcataaatatatgtacGCTACCCTTCAAAAGTCaagattttttattgtttttttaaagtagtctcttatgttcaccaccaaggctgcatttctttgatcaaaaatacagcaacagttatattgttaaatattattacaattttaaaggattactttctatttgaatatatttttttcaaatgtaattaaatcatttgatggcaaagctaaatttttagccattagtccagtcttcagtgtcacatgatccttcagaaatcattctaatatgctgatttactgctcaagaaacatttatattatcaatgttgaaaacagttgcactgcttaatatttgtatGGAATctgtaataaattattttcagaattatttgatagaatttttaaaaaaaacagcgtTATTAGAAACCTTTTGTAACATGTACAATTTGCTGTCACTCTTGATCAGTTTAAAGCGTATTCTGGTGCGATTGCACTGTTAGTgtggttcatttgaataagtgtgaacacTGCCATCCCAACCCTGGTGTGCCCAAACAAGGTGTGTAAGTTCTgttgcaaaatgtttttttaatttttgttgttgttgttgtttttttcagtcttaaaaatgacagtgtgaacactaAGCGAACCAGAACTAAAGAACCAAGAGAACAGAATgcgtttttctattccaatgcgctacttttccattgATTTTCTATGTAAATTCGCTAGAAGGATGTGTATGACCGTTACAGCGCCTCGCACATGAGTGCTGCGCTTTTAAGATGCcatgtcaagttaaaagaatttcaacttttacatgCAGTGCCGCTCATCAgtgtcagttccaaaacagtggaccaatcagaagaactcaGAGGCGAGGCAAGCGTTGTGAGCTTCTGTTTATAGTTGCAAGTTGGTGTGGcaactgttttatttgttcGTTATTGCATCATGTCTCAAAAGTGCATCTCGAGACCCTCATGTTCTGCCCTATGCTTTTTTCAAAAACCATTACActcgcgtttttagacgcgttctgtgtgaacgtgcccttaatgtgtccttgctgaataagtgttatttcttttaaaaacattgtggCATTGAGTTTTGCACAGGCAATGaccattttcatttgaaaatgtgAACATCTAACTTTCCTTACTATCCCAGACTTGCATGCATGTTAACCTGTAGAAGGACACATTATTGCAGCTTTGCCTGACATGTAGATTTTGTCCCCGCAGCTCTTCAGTGGTCTGAGAGAGCAGGGCCTGCTGTTCTCTGACTTCTCAGATGAGCTATGTGATCTAGAGGAAGGGACAGAGTACAACAAGGTACTGTATCAGACAAAACATCTGCTTTGACAGTTTCAGCAGTTAGGAGCCATTTTGTATATTTCACTGTACTGCATTGTAGACGTCACATATTTGCcaaatgtgtgtgttgtgttatCTCTTTAGCTCTTTATGGAATACTGCTCTGACACCTACAACAAGTTCATGCAGGGAGCGGATACATTTGAGGATGAGGAAGACGACTATCTTAATAAACTAAGTAAGTTACACCACAGTGTGATGATGAAAAGTGTACATTAGATGTATTGGATGTGGGCAGATGTGATGGAGAAGATTCTGATGGAGGCAAATTCTATATGACCTTCTGACCAACTTTCAAGTTTcagtaaaaataaaagaaagtcagcatgaaatgaaaattcaccctgttttctaaatgttttttggaGGAGAGGTTTggcattgtaatgtttaatcaGTGTCATACCTGGATGCATGTATTCTTCAATCATTTACCCTCTTAACCCCCCTTTGTAAGCTCGTGTTCACCTGCTTCCACTTTTGAGTGCAACAGCCACATCACAACATCCAATCAAAAACCATTGCATTATTTCTTTTTGAAAACCCGTTACATTTGGATGACCATTACAGTCGCaacaaaatgtacaattcaCTTCAACATAATGTTTAACAGAGTCGAACCCTTGCTGATGCCACCCCGTGTTTATGTGGGATATCCCTCACATTAAgccaccaaaatgaaaataataataagaaaaaaaaaacgttgttTTTAATAATCACAGTCTTTCACTGacaaaaatctattttatttgaatatttttaataaaaataatgcaaaatacgGTTTCAAGGCTGATAAGAAATATTTATGGTCACAAAATTTTCTGAATTCTCTCAGAGAAGCTGTACAATGTGGATGAGGCACTTTTACACACCCAGCAAGAAAAACATGCGATGCTGATGGAGCACGTGGAGagacttgaaagggagagtcaAACTGTGAGTCTGTGCATGTGTTTCCTTCACTTGTCAAATATCAGGTTCATTCAGATGAGAATTACTACTTAACTAGAATCTACTAATTTTAGAATAATAGCATAAAATAATAGTCAAGTCAGTCAAACTGTGAAATaacataaatgtatatataaagtatTTGAGCTTCTACAAAGTTGCCACACTTTGACTTGATTTAAAGCTTTTCTCACACTTTTCTCATGAAATGCCAAAAATGTATGACTCTTGATATTGCAGAAAAAAGATGGATTGTGAAAGCTAGGGTAGATGTGACGTTGGACATTAAGGtcttaaatatacaaataaaagagtTTTCATCAATTTTGGGGCTGTGTGTATGCGTGTATTGACAGGATCGTTTAGCAGGGAAGAGGACAGAGAAGCTCAGATTACAGGCTGATCTGCAGAAGCTGCAGAACTATCGTTGTACTCTGGAGGCCCATAAAACTGGACTGGAGAATAAAGCTGCTGGACTGGCTGAGGAGCTTGAGGCAGCTGGTAAGAGAGATTACAAGATGCAGCCACACATGCCTTGTTCACTTTGCACATCAGATGTTTTCTTAGCACTGCGATAAGAATCTCATTGTACTTTGTACACTGTACATGAATTCAATTGGTAAATGTCTGTGTTCTTTGTGCAGAGATGCAGTTAGAGGGTCTGAAGCAGGAGAGGACGAGGCTGCAGCACATCCTGGAGCATCAGAAGTTCACTCCAGCTGATATTGAGCGTATTAACCGAGAGAGGAATGAACTGCAGCAGACCGTTCACAGCCTAAACCAGAGTCTAGAGGAGGCTGAGCAGCTGGTTTGGAATGAGGAGGTCAATCTGTCCAAAACCAAAGAGAAGGTCAGGATTTTACCCACAATCAAACATCCCAGCCTGTCTATTAAGAGTTGTTTCACAGACAAAGGTCCAgttcacacagaacatgttTTTGCGGTTAAAAAGGCAAGACGCAGGTCAGTGGAGCGAGTAAAACCATAAGGTCTAGAGATGTGTTTTATAAAAGTTGAACTGGAATGCCACGTTTTTAGAATGCTTTGTCATGCATGAGACATTGTAAAAGATGCAGACGCAGCGGTCAAACAtctttacatagaaaaacaatggaaaagtagtaCAGTGGACTGaaaaaatgcattctgtgtgaacggaCCTCAAAAGCTGCACCCAAAAATCGCATACTGTCTGAATAGGTAATTTGAAGAAGTACTTTTTGACTGTAAAAATAGTATGTtcgaatgtgtgtagtatgaatgaaattcggACAAACTACATCTGCCATTGTAATGTGACTTAGgctgtgtgtccaccaaagcagaTTTTCCAGCAGCTAGCGCACTTTTCCAGTTGTTTTCAACGGCAGCGCCACGTTTTTTAGACACAAGGTGCTGAGTGTCTTTTTCAACGTCAAATGCCGAGCgctctgcattttttttactgAGGAAGAGGCCATGTGACCAGTTAATTTTTATCTGTAAATGATGATACCCCAGTAATAAACTAGAAAAATATTTGTCTGTTCAAAAGTAGTGTACTAATTATTTCACTGACATTACTCCAAACTCTGACTCAAGAAAACAAAGCAGAATTTCTTATAGTATCAGATAGTATGAATGTCTTTCAAAGGTTTGATGTCACTAACCTTGTAAATCCAGTGCTTCCTCAAATGTGTATTGTATCTGCCTGGCTTATTATATGATGGAATGCTTAACGAAGTGAAGCCAGCCAATCAAATTAGAGATTGGTTTGTGTTCTGTGCAATATTATATATCTATCAGTTTGATACATCATATGAATTTATCAGTTGCTTCATGCTTAACTAGCTTCCATATTAAcacatatttatgtatgtacTGATTGAAAGTCTTCACTTTTTGTTGCAGGCGGAGTTGAAGGTTGCTGAGTATAATAAACTGGGCCGTAAGCTGAAGCTCATCCCGCAGTCAGCAGAGAACGCCTGCGGTCATGACTTTGAAATCAGAACAGATTATAGTGCCACTACCATCACGCAGTACAAGACACAGATACAGGTGCCATCATCAGAGGcttcttttttacttttattttttatttaaagatttttcttacacttacacttttttttttttttgggtcttGTCTTAACTCTGGTAGAACCCTCTGAAGAATATGATGGTTGACGTAGAGGATGAATGCAACAGACTTACTAATGTGAAGCTGAGTTTggaagagactgttgaacaggTACAAGGCTTTTATTctacctttttttgttttttttgctctttCTGCCTTGCATAAGAACACCTTTCCATCTTGGTAAATATATCACATTACTCAAAATCTGTCAAGAAATGCCCAGTTTATATTTCACTCCCAAATCAACAGataaaagttatgaaattttaGCTTGCATAAAGCCTATTTTACAGTTAAGACTTGCATTGTAACATTATTTTACCAAATATTTGTGATTGCTTGTATGTATTTTTGCTTAGAGTATTGTTAATGATCTACTCTTGATGGATTATGACAATGGTTACTTTATGGTgtttatatttgtaaaatgttGCAGATGGTTGTAAGAATCCATATTTTATCTCCCTGATCTTTTTGAATGAGAAACTGGTAGTAATAAAAAATCTGACATTTAATTCAACGTAAATGCTAGTAGCTTCTCTCTAAGAACAAGACTAAGAGCATTAACCTGACACAttcaatatattaatttaatttattaataaattttacTTATATCTGCACAATAATCTTTTTATTGCCTTTGCATTAACACATTATTGTATCAGCAAAATTCTGTATCGACCGACTTGCAATTCATATGTATTGATTGATATATTAGTACATAAACCAATTGCAATATATACTGTTTATATTGAACAAAACCTGTCTTGAGTGTTTTAAACTTGCAGTTGAATGTGAGCCTCAGCCTGAATCTGAGATTAATGATTGCATGGGTTTGTTCTATATGAACatacagttttaattttatttgtggcagtttaaatttgatttaaaaactgcagataCCCCTGTTGCAGTTGCTGCCAATGTAAAGCAGATTTGAAtcaatttttgtttcatttatgGTGCCTTAAGCCCAAAGTACACTTTGGCTGTCCATGCACCTTCCGCATGACATGCTTTTTGTCATTGGGGGGTCCGTGGTCATCTGCACACCCGGTCCGTGTAGAGCCCAATTTTTTAGACTGCGTGCACAGCAGCATATGTGCGATTGACTTGAGCACTCGAAACAAAATCCACTACATAGTGCGCACGCTGAACACATCTTTCCACACTCGAGGCCAAAGGAGTATAATTTGATAGGCTCGTGCGCAAGATGGAGCAGAATGCAGTAATTGAAGTATACCCTGGCCTTTAAAAGGCAACTGCCTATATAGAAGTTAGACAGTGAGACAGCTTACTAGGTTTTGGAATAAAGCATGTGCTTACAATGCATGAAGTGAGGTCAATCATGTATGTACCACTCCTTCTGTATGTTAGGTGAAGTCCAACATCTTTGATAAAGAGAATGACATCAAGCAGCTAAAGGAACAGATTCGCAGAGTCGACCAACAGCTGGAGcatgacatgcaggtaaaaTGCATCAGTATGGGGATTTCTGATTTTAAACCCGCTAAATATAGTGTAATATATGTTAATTGATTTCATGggctttttaattgattttcaGAAGTGACACATTTTAAAGTGCATGTTATTGAACTAGTCATGGTGTGTGTAGGAAATGGCGCAAGAGGAGGAGAAGTGGGCAGCTGAGGTGGACTCTGCTGAAACCCACAAGAAGCGCTTGGAAAAGAATGTGACGCAGGGATGTGAGGAAGCTGAGGAGGAGCTTAAAGCTGCCCAACAACAGTGAGCATCTGTTTTCAACTTCATTCTTTTCAATCAATGTCACCTGTTCATCTCACTTTACATGTGCTCTAAACTTCTCCGTCAGGTATCATGTGGTCGTGCAGGAGACTAATGAGGAGAACCGCATGGTGTGCAAGAATCTTACTGATGTCTTCACTTCTGCAGTAAACCACTTGTGTGCAGTTGAAGTATGTGATAATTTTTCCTATAATTACCAGTCACATCTTGATTTGATATGTGCTTCATGAGGTGGAACATTTTGAAACGTAAAAGAAAATCCAGATACATTTCTTCTAGATTTGAATTATACCATGGTTTGTCTGAATACtctattctgattggctggaaggTGTTTGTTAAAGTTCAGTTCACActaagaatgataactatattagcatccacatcAACGCACAATAATCTGTTTATTAGAAGAGCAATGTTGCAGTtctgctgctttaaatgctcaagctctgtAAGTcaggtggattctgattggctgttgatgattttatcattcatcagctggaaaaaataaGACTTCCATATTCTTATAGTTAACATCCTTGGGTGTGAACAACCCTTAAAGGAACCCTTAAAGAActgcagaattcaaatttcctgataatttactcacccccatgtcaaccaagatgttaatgtctttctttcttcagtcaaaaagaaattaaggtttttaaggaaaacattccaagatttttcttcatatagtggactgcaacagggttcaacgggttgaaggtccaaagtgcagtttcagtgcagcttcgaagcgctctacatgatcccagccaaGAAAATAGTGAAACAAtaggtcattttcttaaaaaaaaaatgtatatactttttaaccacaaatgctcatcttgcactgctctatGATGTGGCATGCATTACGTGGTCACTTGTGGCGTAGGTGGAGGTGCTGAGCAAGTGTTTACTAAGGGAATGTGCAAAgactaaaggcctttgcacactgagtccaaaattttcgcatgcgttttttcgtattcgcaaTCCTAAAAATTTGTCACGCAtagagaccttgcacactgagtctgatgcgtattaatgaatgcgttgcgaaaaaatcgcaaaacaaatcgcaaaacaatacaaaatgaagtcttcaagcagtgagcacgattagttgtctcctctcttcttaagaagagaaaaagaaagaggaaatattgggcccattcaatcccgagattgcatagagagaaaggagagttcacctcaaggagctgcgggattatccgagcgtttcaaagtttacttcaggatgtcagtggctctgtttgatgctttactactggcacaatctATCTTTATATTCGGTCTCTTTGTATTCCGCACTTTGTtattcagtgctgctgttttgtgctgtagacgacatggatcaacttgtcagatggcattctggatttttgtGTTCGCGTAcagtggctctgaattgtcaaaacgtctctcaaaatgtgtgccacggatgcgaaaaacgcagaaaatcgaacctgatccgaatatttttttgacggacgaaagtttcggaggcagtgtgcaaacgcgattgacataacgtgaggtcgaatttattttttaacgtgaaCGTTTTgcatgcgaatttcggactcagtgtgcaatgaccttaagtcaaacgccctttacaaaaaaaaattatgttggacgattttgaagttggaagAGAAAATGAGATAGAGCTTTTCGCCCTGCTGCAATAATTTCCACCTACACcatgtgtgacctttccaacatgattgcGTAATGCGTGccacatcacagagcagtgcaagatgagcatttgtggctaaaaaaaaaattatttttattttttacaaaatgaccAATCTTttcactagacaagacccttattcctcatctgggattgtgtagagtcctttgaagctacactgaaactgcaatttggaaatccactatatggagaaaaatcctggaatgttttcctcaaaaaccttaatttgtttttgactgaagaaagaaagacataaacatcttgaatgacatggggttgagtaaattatcaggaaatttgaattctgaagtgaactaaatcTTTATTTAAGTGTTGTCTTCCTTAAAGCACTTGTACACAGATAcattagcacacacacacacaactttgcgtttttttttttttattaaatagcAATTCATTTTCCAATCTTGCGGCACTACTTTATCTCTGATTTAAATCTGGCAGATTGCTAAAGCAAATGACCTGTAGCCAAAATAACATTTTGGTGCTTTTCCAGTCAAATATTGTGCTGTAAACAGTAATGACAGCTTTAACTTGTCAGTGCTGGCAAGTGGTCATggtataagcaggataatctatgaCTACTGTGCATTACTTGATTTTATTGGAAGATTCTTTGCTGCCATGTCATGGATTAAAATTGTTTAATTCACAACCTGTACTATTCCTTTCATTCACTATCCCATTCTTTATGCCTGTTCTTCAATCTACCAGGTTCGTGTAGATTTCTTCCTgtaagcaaaaaaaataaataaatgtatttttttatttttttgtctcttTAGAAACACTGCAACGAGCAGCTGAAAAGGTTTGATAAGATGAAGGAAGTCATCCGTGAGGACGAGGCTGACATGAAACAGCTGACGGATCTAGTGGAAAACTTCCTAAAGAAAGCAAACAGCTTGTAATGTCTAATAGTTCTGATTTGTAAATAGTTTTACTGTTAGACTTTTTTTCACTGATGTTGTTTGATTCTGGCACCATGGAGTAATGTTGGAGTAAATGCATTGTCTTTGGAGACAGAATCATACTTTGTGTATTTATCCTGTATTTACGTTTGtttactaaaaaataaatatgttttggAAAATTGTATCTCAAAACGTGATGTTTATTGTGCTAGTTTTATACTGCTTGCACGAGTTCTTAGAGTACCGTACCATTTTCTAATGCCATTTTTAGTTAGACTTCCTCTgtctaaataaaacatttgactTCACATTATGTGCTGGAAAAATTGTCTGGTTTATATAGGATTTAGATCAGATGTTAGTACTTTGTTAGTCACTATAAATCAAACCAAAATCAGATGTAATTGTCCTTGAGACACTAGAGTGTAATTGTATGGTGAATCATTTTGATTTTGTCTTTGGAAATTACTGCTGTAGCTTGTTAGTTGGATACCATATGCCACAGTACAATGCATTTAGCTTGACCTTACTGTTCCACATGGACCAGAGGTAATACCAactgtgattttaacattaCTTTGTGAAGgttaagacatttttatacaaaatttaataaaaaatgcaaaatatagtTTATTTTCAAGATGAGAAGTGGAGGCTAGTCACTATATAACTTTAATCaggcataaaaaataaaacatgaaatgttttgaaaactgGAATATCCTatgtattaaaaatgacataaagcgaACAAAACCGAAGAACAAgaattaaaagtatatttttcatattataCATTTGCAGGGCTGTGCTGCATACAGTATAAAACAAAAGCGAACACAATATCAATATAATGACATTCCACTTATTCCAAGCTTCTGGAGACTCGGAGTCaatccctgcgtctcaatcagctccctaggtcatgaatcagtatatcatgtaaataaatgtggctgattccctgatcagtgccctgactactgaactagggagctgattgagacacacccatCGTGTCAGCCAGTATGTCGGGATATCCACATGCATTCATGGTGTCATCTATAAATGTCATCTTCCCAACACTTTTACAGTGGTTGTCCTGGATCCCATTTGAGCAAAACAAATTTATCCTAGTCTCATCTGACAAAAGATTGTGCCACAAAGGATTATGAAGGGCTGCCTCTGAAAAATTTGATATCAAACCCTGTTTTGCGAGTCATTTTTAGTAAATCTACCATATTTTGTAGAGCcaatttttattacatttgtcAAATAAAATGAGCGTACTTCGCTTTTTGACAGCACAGCTAAATATCGCAAATTGTGATATAATGCTTTTTAAAACCCTCCGTTtagattaaaaatgtaaaacctGTATTTATTTCCTAAATGATCATTGCTGTAATGAAGTCatacaacacaacaaaatacaatGTAGCACATTTCAATTTGAAATTCTATTTGTGTTTAGTATTTTCATTGCACGTTTAATTCTATATACTAAATGAATATACATTAATTCAAAAGGAATAACTTCAACTTTAAAGTTACAAGAAACAGCAGGAATTATCTGGCAACCCTCCCTCCTGAAGGGCGGAACTGAAATGCCCCGCTCAGCGTTTCTGTTGGAAGAATTGCGGGGACGGACGCAGCGGAACATCATGGAGGGAGATTTGAGTTGTTTTATGTAGGAACTCGAACGCTTTTCTTCGGGATTACCAGCGCAGCCTCTCAATGGAGCTCGATAAAGACATCCAGACAACGCAAAGAGGGTTTCACTGCAGCCTTTGCAATGTTAATATACCCAACAGTAAGTTGTCATAAACTAAAAACCGTAGCGCTAACACGAGTGAGACACGTTTCTAGACGTTGCAAACTTGTTATAATACAATAATTATACAAAACTTGATGTAGGTGCAGGAGTTGCCACTATATTTAGGGCACTGTTAGCCAAACGTACGTTTTAACATTGTATGGTAATACTACGGTATTTCTTGCAGCATCTTTGAGTTTTGTAAATACTGTGACTATGAATATGGTAGTCATTTAGGAACATTATACGCACCAAAGTATCATGTCAGAATGAAACAGCCACAAAAATAGATAGATGTGTTGAGGTTTTGGCACCTTCAGAATAAAGACCGCAAagcaagctattttaaataccataatatgtCTTACAACTCTGTTTCTTGTAAATGCAAGAGGATATAAAACAAATGGAATAAAGGAAATAATTAACTAAATACTCCAACATGATGAAGGTTAAGTGTAAATGTGTGAATATTCAATTCAAAGATAGAAttaataaaagagaaaaagtcATAAATTAATAAGATataagaaaatgtgaatgaagAAAATCTTCACAATCATTTGATGGTTTGGATTCAAATCCATGTTGCTTTCACATTAAactaaagtgttttttgtgtAGGGCCGAGCCTGGAAGATCATGTCAAAGGGAAGAAGCACCAGCATCTCCAGCGGCTCCGAGCTCAGCGTAAAGCTCAGGAGGAAAACAGCGTGTTTGTGAGCGGCTTTAAACCAGACACCTCTCAGACTGATCTGAAGGAGTATTTCGCACAGTTTGGGCCGGTGTCAGATGTGATCATGGACAAGGACAAGGTTAATATACACACACTGTCTTTACCCTGTGGTATAATTCTCTTGTGATTATAATCTGGTCTTTGTCTTGCTTACGTCTGTATCTGAAAACAGAAGTAATATATGCCATAAATCAAATTCAGAAAATGGGGATGAAATGCCAGGATCAATTACATGcccatttccagaaaagttgggacatttgTAAAATGCTGTTATTTGTTAATTATCTTAATCCtttatttaactgacaaaagtacaaagaaaagaTTTCCAATGTTTTCACTGACCAACAAAcagattttgattttgatgtccGCAACACtgaaaaagttgggacagagcCATGTTTATGAATGTCACATCACTTTTGcttttaagtgcactttttaatcATTTGGCAATTGAGGAGACGAGTGGAATTTTTGCCTGATCTCATCTGATACAAAAAgtacataattatttttttcgaaaatgaccgattgtttgactagttaagacccttattcctcatctgggatcgtgtagagtcctttgaagctgcactgaaactgcagtttggaccttcaacccattggtagctgttgaagtctactataaggagaaaaatcctggaatgttttcctcaaaaaccttaatttcttttgatctgaagaaagaaaggcataaacatcttggatgacatgtggatgagtaaattatcagaattttaattctgaagtgagctaatcctttaattgAGATGTTAATGTAAGAGTTGTTGTTCTGTGTAGGGTGTGTACGCTATAGTTGAGTTCTCCGAGCCGCAGAACGCTCAGACAGCTCTGGCACAGCTACAGCATCAGTTCAATGGACTCCAGCTCCGTGTCAAACCCAGAGAGAGGAAAGAGTTCAAACTGGCCAGCAGGG
It encodes the following:
- the ndc80 gene encoding kinetochore protein NDC80 homolog, with product MSRRPSSRYSEMPMRVTDSRMSLINATPQNKDNVFGKLNIPKPQSTTSERRTSFFGKGIGAGGQRNSMFGAYGGPEKMKDPRPLHDKAFVQQCIKQLCEFLGERGFPGSVSVKALQSPSTKEFLKIYEFIYALLEPSFQMPTSKVEEEIPRMLKDLGYPFALSKSSMYSIGAPHTWPQALGALIWLIDTVKLFSGLREQGLLFSDFSDELCDLEEGTEYNKLFMEYCSDTYNKFMQGADTFEDEEDDYLNKLKKLYNVDEALLHTQQEKHAMLMEHVERLERESQTDRLAGKRTEKLRLQADLQKLQNYRCTLEAHKTGLENKAAGLAEELEAAEMQLEGLKQERTRLQHILEHQKFTPADIERINRERNELQQTVHSLNQSLEEAEQLVWNEEVNLSKTKEKAELKVAEYNKLGRKLKLIPQSAENACGHDFEIRTDYSATTITQYKTQIQNPLKNMMVDVEDECNRLTNVKLSLEETVEQVKSNIFDKENDIKQLKEQIRRVDQQLEHDMQEMAQEEEKWAAEVDSAETHKKRLEKNVTQGCEEAEEELKAAQQQYHVVVQETNEENRMVCKNLTDVFTSAVNHLCAVEKHCNEQLKRFDKMKEVIREDEADMKQLTDLVENFLKKANSL